From Chryseobacterium shandongense, the proteins below share one genomic window:
- the holA gene encoding DNA polymerase III subunit delta gives MKELDLILKNIKNKEVLPIYFFHGEEPYFIDLAVKVLEHDFLEEDEKAFNQTVVYGKDTSYQEILSLARQFPMMGDKQVIIVKEAQDLKFNEEENRILEAYVANPVPSTVLVFAHKHKKLDSRKKATKALDKAKALILSESVKENNLPKWISDECIRLNIKTAPNISHLLAEYLGNDLSRIANELNKLKIILKPGETLDGKIVEDHIGISKEYNVFELQKALGTKNANAAFKIAHFMGKNPKNNPFVMMLASLYNYFSNVIIYNTMAGQPPQVIAAQMGVNPYFIKDYAESARLYPLKHATRVISILREFDMKGKGLGAVNMSEAELIKELVYKIINVDKIKMKV, from the coding sequence ATGAAAGAATTAGATTTAATCCTCAAAAATATTAAAAATAAAGAAGTTTTACCGATTTATTTTTTCCATGGAGAAGAGCCTTACTTTATAGATCTTGCCGTAAAAGTACTTGAGCACGACTTTCTGGAGGAAGATGAAAAAGCATTCAACCAAACCGTTGTGTACGGAAAAGATACCTCTTACCAGGAGATCCTTTCCCTGGCGAGACAGTTTCCCATGATGGGCGATAAGCAGGTAATCATTGTTAAAGAAGCACAGGACTTAAAATTCAACGAAGAAGAAAATAGAATCCTTGAAGCTTATGTTGCCAATCCTGTACCCTCTACCGTACTGGTTTTTGCACATAAGCATAAAAAACTGGACAGCCGTAAAAAAGCCACCAAAGCCCTGGATAAAGCCAAAGCATTAATCCTGAGCGAATCGGTGAAGGAAAACAACCTTCCGAAGTGGATCTCCGATGAATGCATCAGGCTAAACATCAAAACAGCCCCAAATATCTCGCATCTTCTTGCAGAATATCTTGGCAACGACCTTTCCAGGATTGCCAATGAACTCAATAAATTAAAGATCATCCTGAAACCCGGAGAAACTCTTGATGGTAAAATCGTGGAAGACCACATCGGGATCAGTAAAGAATACAATGTTTTCGAACTGCAGAAAGCATTAGGCACCAAAAATGCCAATGCTGCTTTTAAAATCGCCCATTTTATGGGGAAAAACCCGAAGAATAATCCTTTCGTAATGATGTTGGCAAGCTTGTACAATTACTTTTCAAACGTCATTATTTACAATACAATGGCTGGACAGCCGCCACAGGTGATCGCCGCGCAAATGGGCGTCAACCCCTACTTTATTAAAGATTACGCAGAATCGGCAAGATTGTATCCTTTAAAACATGCAACACGGGTTATCTCTATTTTAAGAGAATTCGATATGAAAGGAAAAGGTTTGGGAGCCGTCAATATGAGTGAGGCGGAACTGATTAAAGAGCTGGTTTACAAAATCATTAACGTAGATAAAATTAAGATGAAAGTCTGA
- a CDS encoding GNAT family N-acetyltransferase, with the protein MKFSIQPVLENEQYQLIPLQQGDFESLYQVASDPEVWRQHPNKDRYRKEVFSTFFEGAMKSGGAFKTTEKYSGEILGSTRFYDYDEENNSIFIGYTFYGTKSWGKGINPQVKKIMLQYIFQFVDTVYFHVGKDNMRSRTAMERLGAENGGEQEVAYFGEPTRINILYQIKKEKYEKI; encoded by the coding sequence ATGAAATTTTCTATTCAGCCTGTATTAGAAAATGAACAATATCAATTAATCCCCTTGCAGCAAGGGGATTTTGAGTCTTTATATCAGGTAGCTTCCGATCCGGAAGTATGGAGGCAGCATCCGAATAAGGACCGGTATCGTAAAGAGGTTTTCAGTACTTTCTTTGAAGGTGCTATGAAAAGTGGCGGAGCTTTTAAAACCACAGAAAAATATTCCGGCGAAATATTGGGAAGCACCCGTTTTTATGATTATGATGAAGAAAATAACAGCATTTTCATAGGCTACACTTTTTATGGAACAAAATCCTGGGGAAAAGGAATCAATCCACAGGTAAAAAAGATCATGCTTCAGTACATCTTTCAATTTGTGGATACGGTATATTTCCATGTCGGAAAAGATAATATGCGCTCCAGAACAGCTATGGAAAGACTGGGTGCAGAAAACGGAGGCGAACAGGAAGTTGCCTATTTTGGAGAACCTACAAGAATTAACATCTTATACCAAATCAAAAAAGAAAAATATGAAAAAATTTAA
- the carB gene encoding carbamoyl-phosphate synthase large subunit, with protein MKRNDIKTILVIGSGPIIIGQAAEFDYAGTQACLSLKEEGYKVILINSNPATIMTDVEIADKVYIEPISLQFVSHIIRKERPDALLPTLGGQTGLNMAVELERSGILEECKVEVLGTKLSAINRAEDRDLFRELMRELNEPVPESDIVNTVEGALKFADQIGYPVIVRPAFTMGGTGGGIASSEAELKEIAELGLKHSPVTQCLIERSIAGFKEIEYEVMRDANDNAIVVCNMENIDPVGVHTGDSIVVAPSQTLSDREYQMLRNASLKIIRALGIEGGCNVQLALDPHSFNYYIIEVNPRVSRSSALASKATGYPIAKIAAKIAVGLTLDEIMNPVTGKTYACFEPALDYVVTKFPRFPFDKFETADRRLSTQMKATGEVMAIGRNFEESLQKAIRSLETGIKHIGLKTKQAAALTAEEIERRIRVCDDERLFIIGDALRRGYDWEQIVEWSKIDKFFIWKIKKLIDFEKTIAENKFSKEILLEAKKLGFADVNISVLWNVTEREVFNFRKENGVMPVYKMVDTCAAEFESETPYFYGTYEEENESVVSDKEKIIVLGSGPIRIGQGVEFDYATVHSVWAIKEMGYEAIIINNNPETVSTDFSISDKLYFEPLTEEDVMNIIELEKPKGVVVQFGGQTAINLADKLTAHGVQILGTSLEDLDRAENRDKFEKALQEMQIPQPLGKTSVSKEEAITIANEIGYPVLVRPSYVLGGRAMEIVYTETELAHYMENAVEASPEHPVLVDKYMVGKEVEIDAICDGETVIIPGIMEHIERAGVHSGDSIAVYPPQNISPSEIETLVDYTKRLAKGLNVIGLMNIQYVLFEGNVYVIEVNPRSSRTVPFLSKITDVPMANLATKAILGQKLKDLGYQSGLVPNKEGVFVKVPVFSFSKLTKVDISLGPEMKSTGEVMGKDTTLEKALYKGLVAAGRKVPMHGSILFTVADKHKQEAADLAARFHEVGFRIWATEGTAKFFEEKGIPCKIGYKIGEESVNLIDLIQKGKVQYVVNTMTKGKQSERDGFQIRRMSVENGVPCLTSMDTVEAILKVIESMSFKMETM; from the coding sequence ATGAAAAGAAACGACATAAAAACAATTTTAGTAATCGGTTCAGGTCCCATCATTATCGGTCAGGCGGCGGAATTTGATTACGCAGGAACGCAGGCTTGTCTATCTTTAAAAGAGGAAGGCTACAAAGTAATTTTGATCAACTCAAACCCTGCAACGATTATGACGGATGTTGAAATCGCAGATAAAGTATATATCGAGCCGATTTCACTTCAGTTTGTTAGTCATATCATCAGAAAAGAACGTCCGGATGCACTTTTACCGACGCTGGGAGGACAAACCGGACTGAATATGGCGGTAGAATTGGAAAGATCAGGAATTTTGGAAGAATGCAAAGTTGAGGTATTGGGAACAAAACTTTCAGCAATCAACAGAGCGGAAGACAGAGATTTGTTCAGGGAACTGATGAGAGAACTGAATGAACCCGTTCCGGAATCCGATATTGTCAACACGGTAGAAGGAGCTTTAAAATTTGCTGATCAAATAGGATATCCTGTAATTGTTCGTCCGGCCTTCACCATGGGTGGAACAGGGGGAGGTATCGCTTCCAGTGAGGCTGAATTAAAAGAAATTGCAGAATTAGGACTAAAACACAGTCCGGTTACACAGTGTCTGATTGAAAGATCAATCGCAGGTTTCAAAGAAATTGAGTATGAAGTAATGCGTGATGCCAACGACAACGCAATTGTGGTTTGTAACATGGAAAATATAGATCCGGTGGGAGTTCACACAGGAGATTCTATCGTTGTGGCGCCTTCTCAGACACTTTCCGACAGAGAATACCAGATGCTGAGAAATGCTTCATTAAAAATAATCAGAGCATTAGGAATCGAAGGAGGATGCAACGTACAGTTGGCTTTAGATCCGCATTCATTCAATTACTATATCATCGAGGTAAACCCGAGAGTTTCCCGTTCATCAGCCTTAGCATCAAAAGCAACTGGTTATCCGATTGCAAAAATTGCAGCGAAAATCGCGGTAGGATTAACACTGGATGAAATCATGAATCCGGTAACAGGAAAAACATACGCTTGTTTCGAGCCTGCTTTGGATTATGTGGTAACCAAATTTCCAAGATTCCCTTTCGATAAATTCGAAACAGCGGACAGAAGATTATCAACACAGATGAAAGCCACGGGGGAAGTTATGGCAATCGGAAGAAACTTCGAAGAATCTTTACAGAAAGCCATCCGTTCTCTGGAAACCGGAATTAAACATATTGGTTTAAAAACCAAGCAGGCAGCAGCTTTAACGGCTGAAGAAATTGAAAGAAGAATAAGAGTCTGTGATGACGAAAGATTATTCATCATCGGTGATGCTTTAAGAAGAGGGTACGACTGGGAACAGATCGTAGAATGGAGCAAAATTGATAAATTCTTCATCTGGAAAATTAAAAAACTGATTGATTTCGAAAAGACAATCGCAGAAAATAAATTTAGCAAAGAAATTTTACTGGAAGCTAAAAAACTAGGTTTTGCAGATGTAAATATTTCAGTTCTTTGGAACGTAACAGAACGTGAAGTGTTCAATTTCAGAAAAGAAAACGGAGTAATGCCAGTGTACAAAATGGTAGATACCTGCGCTGCGGAATTCGAATCTGAAACACCCTATTTCTACGGAACGTACGAAGAAGAAAACGAATCTGTAGTTTCAGACAAAGAAAAAATCATCGTTTTGGGTTCAGGGCCCATCAGAATCGGGCAGGGAGTTGAGTTTGATTACGCAACGGTACACTCAGTTTGGGCAATCAAAGAAATGGGTTACGAAGCAATCATCATCAACAATAACCCTGAAACGGTTTCTACAGACTTCTCGATTTCAGATAAACTATATTTCGAGCCTTTAACGGAAGAAGATGTCATGAACATCATCGAACTGGAAAAACCAAAAGGTGTTGTCGTACAGTTCGGAGGACAGACAGCCATCAACTTAGCAGATAAATTAACCGCTCACGGCGTTCAGATTTTAGGAACATCTCTGGAAGATCTTGACAGAGCTGAAAACAGAGACAAGTTCGAAAAAGCACTTCAGGAAATGCAGATTCCGCAGCCTTTAGGAAAAACATCGGTTTCAAAAGAAGAAGCGATAACAATTGCCAACGAAATCGGTTATCCGGTGTTGGTTCGTCCGAGCTACGTTTTGGGAGGTAGAGCCATGGAAATCGTATACACCGAAACAGAATTGGCACACTATATGGAAAATGCAGTGGAAGCAAGCCCCGAACATCCTGTTTTGGTCGACAAATACATGGTGGGAAAAGAAGTGGAAATCGATGCGATCTGCGATGGTGAAACAGTAATCATTCCGGGAATTATGGAACACATCGAAAGAGCGGGAGTTCACTCCGGAGATTCAATTGCGGTGTATCCTCCACAGAATATTTCACCAAGCGAAATCGAAACTTTGGTTGATTATACCAAAAGATTAGCGAAAGGATTAAATGTAATCGGATTAATGAACATCCAGTACGTTCTTTTCGAAGGAAACGTTTATGTGATCGAGGTAAACCCAAGATCATCGAGAACTGTTCCTTTCTTATCTAAAATCACCGATGTTCCGATGGCAAACCTGGCTACAAAAGCAATTTTAGGACAAAAATTGAAAGATTTAGGCTACCAAAGCGGACTGGTTCCAAACAAAGAAGGAGTTTTCGTAAAAGTTCCGGTGTTCTCTTTCTCAAAATTAACGAAAGTGGATATCTCTTTAGGACCTGAAATGAAATCTACAGGAGAAGTTATGGGGAAAGATACGACTTTGGAAAAAGCATTGTACAAAGGTTTGGTTGCAGCAGGAAGAAAAGTTCCGATGCACGGTTCGATCTTGTTCACAGTGGCAGATAAACACAAACAGGAAGCGGCTGATCTTGCAGCGAGATTCCATGAAGTTGGTTTCAGAATCTGGGCAACGGAAGGAACGGCAAAATTCTTCGAAGAAAAAGGAATTCCATGCAAAATCGGATATAAAATCGGGGAGGAAAGTGTCAACCTGATCGACCTGATCCAGAAAGGAAAGGTTCAGTATGTGGTCAATACCATGACGAAAGGAAAACAATCCGAAAGAGACGGTTTCCAGATCAGAAGAATGAGCGTGGAAAACGGGGTACCTTGTTTAACATCCATGGATACGGTTGAAGCCATCTTAAAAGTAATCGAAAGCATGAGCTTCAAAATGGAGACGATGTAG
- a CDS encoding carbamoyl phosphate synthase small subunit, giving the protein MKKKLILESGEVFHGEGFGAELETAGEVVFNTGMTGYQELISDPSYCGQIVCMTYPLIGNYGINRDDYESIEPAIKGLIVKELCDLPSNFRTQITLDELFKKKNLSGISGIDTRRLTRILRNHGVVKGKIVNADADEDTVVSELKSTNFPTDQVEQVSTKTPYANPGRGLKVVLVDFGSKLGIIRELSQRNCDITVVSQDVMAEEILLMNPDGVMLSNGPGDPEDNQQALEMIRGILGKVPIFGICLGHQLIGLACGAKTFKLKFGHRGGNHPVLDLEKNKVAITSQNHGYAVDQESLKNTDLIETHIALNDRTNEGLKHKIHPCFSVQYHPEASPGPEDANYLFDEFIQLMEDFKK; this is encoded by the coding sequence ATGAAGAAAAAATTAATACTGGAGTCCGGTGAAGTGTTTCATGGAGAAGGTTTCGGAGCAGAATTGGAGACCGCAGGAGAAGTAGTTTTCAATACCGGAATGACAGGGTATCAGGAACTGATCTCTGACCCGTCTTACTGCGGTCAGATTGTATGTATGACCTATCCGCTTATCGGAAACTATGGAATTAATAGAGATGATTATGAAAGTATTGAACCCGCTATCAAAGGACTTATTGTAAAAGAACTTTGTGATCTGCCGTCAAACTTTCGTACTCAGATTACTTTAGATGAATTATTTAAAAAGAAAAATCTTTCAGGAATTTCAGGAATCGATACAAGAAGGCTTACAAGAATTCTTCGTAACCATGGAGTGGTGAAAGGAAAAATCGTAAACGCTGATGCTGATGAAGACACCGTAGTTTCAGAATTGAAATCAACCAATTTTCCAACCGATCAGGTAGAGCAGGTTTCCACAAAAACACCTTACGCAAATCCGGGAAGAGGTTTAAAAGTAGTGTTGGTAGATTTTGGTTCAAAATTAGGAATTATCAGAGAATTATCTCAAAGGAACTGTGATATCACGGTAGTTTCTCAGGATGTAATGGCAGAAGAAATTTTACTGATGAATCCGGACGGTGTTATGTTATCCAACGGTCCTGGTGACCCGGAAGATAATCAGCAGGCGTTGGAAATGATCCGTGGAATTTTAGGAAAAGTTCCGATTTTCGGAATCTGCCTAGGTCACCAGTTAATCGGTTTGGCTTGCGGAGCAAAAACATTCAAATTAAAATTCGGGCACAGAGGAGGAAATCACCCGGTGTTGGATTTAGAGAAAAACAAAGTAGCGATTACTTCGCAGAACCATGGGTATGCAGTAGATCAGGAAAGTTTAAAAAATACAGATTTAATAGAAACACACATCGCATTGAACGACAGAACAAACGAAGGTCTGAAACATAAAATTCACCCTTGTTTCTCCGTTCAGTATCACCCGGAAGCTAGCCCGGGTCCTGAAGATGCGAACTACTTATTTGATGAATTTATCCAATTAATGGAAGATTTTAAAAAATAA
- a CDS encoding dual specificity protein phosphatase family protein, which produces MNKVFKNKKIKIITTALVMILLFGLAFAFYQKKIRYNLVTISENKVYNSGVIPPDKLPGVINNHHIKTIIDLRDGAEQTALNPETRLQVNTEAAAAEKITGVRYFNLPTDQIPQDSTVKKFLKIMDDPKNYPVLIHCHHGVGRSRLFSSIYRIEYEHFTNEQARRSARFFWEFSNNFSKNSEKGLFLMNYKRRIND; this is translated from the coding sequence ATGAACAAAGTTTTTAAAAATAAAAAAATAAAAATCATAACTACAGCATTAGTAATGATATTGCTCTTTGGTTTAGCTTTTGCTTTTTATCAGAAAAAAATTCGGTATAATCTGGTAACCATCTCGGAAAACAAAGTTTATAACTCAGGAGTTATTCCACCGGATAAGCTTCCTGGTGTTATCAATAATCATCATATAAAAACCATTATCGATTTACGTGATGGTGCAGAACAAACAGCACTCAATCCTGAGACAAGACTGCAGGTGAATACAGAAGCAGCCGCTGCGGAGAAGATTACAGGAGTTCGTTATTTCAACCTTCCTACCGATCAGATTCCCCAAGACAGTACTGTGAAAAAATTTTTGAAAATAATGGATGATCCTAAAAATTATCCTGTCTTGATTCATTGTCATCATGGAGTCGGGCGTTCCCGTTTGTTCAGTTCAATTTATCGAATTGAATATGAGCATTTTACCAATGAGCAAGCAAGAAGAAGTGCACGTTTCTTCTGGGAATTCAGCAATAATTTTTCTAAAAATTCTGAAAAAGGTTTGTTTCTTATGAATTATAAAAGGAGAATAAATGATTAA
- a CDS encoding cupin domain-containing protein — MKKFKIQQTPFVVPNTDGKLIEEHWGNSTGNSDLSIAHMVAPPGWSEPHQTPDFDEFTLIVSGKKQFEIDGETVILEKGQSIMIEKGARIRYSNPFEQECEYISICLPAFSMESVHREDEGVD, encoded by the coding sequence ATGAAAAAATTTAAAATCCAGCAGACGCCATTCGTAGTTCCTAATACCGATGGAAAACTCATTGAAGAACACTGGGGAAATTCCACCGGAAATTCAGACCTTTCCATTGCCCACATGGTAGCGCCGCCGGGATGGAGCGAACCACACCAGACACCGGACTTTGATGAATTTACCCTTATTGTATCAGGAAAAAAACAATTCGAGATCGATGGTGAAACTGTAATTCTGGAAAAGGGACAAAGCATTATGATCGAAAAAGGAGCCAGAATTCGCTATAGCAATCCTTTTGAACAGGAGTGTGAATATATTTCCATCTGCCTTCCCGCTTTTTCCATGGAATCTGTACACAGAGAAGACGAAGGTGTAGATTAA
- the trxB gene encoding thioredoxin-disulfide reductase, whose amino-acid sequence MEQNILDCVIVGSGPSGFTAAIYAARADLKPELYTGLEPGGQLTTTTEVDNFPGYPAGITGPEMMMDLQKQAERFDTKVHYEMITKVEFSKEVGGVHKLYAGNKEIFAKTVIISTGATAKYLGLDDEKKYAGGGVSACATCDGFFYKGKDVVVVGAGDTAAEEATYLAKLCKKVTMLVRKDVFRASKAMIHRVENTPNIEVKFHHELIAIEGENNLVERAVVINNQTKETSTIDVDGIFIAIGHKPNTDIFVGQINLDENGYIVTEKGSARTNLPGVFAAGDVQDHIYRQAITAAGSGCMAAMDAEKYLAELH is encoded by the coding sequence ATGGAGCAAAACATTTTAGATTGTGTGATCGTTGGATCCGGACCTTCAGGCTTTACCGCAGCAATTTATGCCGCAAGAGCAGATTTGAAACCTGAATTGTATACAGGTCTGGAGCCGGGCGGACAATTAACCACAACTACGGAGGTTGATAACTTCCCTGGATATCCGGCGGGGATTACAGGTCCTGAAATGATGATGGATTTGCAAAAGCAGGCAGAAAGATTCGACACTAAGGTGCATTACGAAATGATCACAAAAGTTGAATTTTCTAAAGAGGTTGGCGGAGTTCACAAATTATACGCAGGCAATAAGGAAATTTTTGCCAAAACAGTAATTATTTCAACAGGTGCAACCGCAAAATATCTTGGACTGGACGATGAGAAAAAATATGCAGGAGGAGGAGTTTCCGCGTGTGCAACCTGCGACGGCTTTTTTTATAAGGGAAAAGATGTAGTTGTAGTAGGAGCTGGAGATACCGCAGCTGAAGAAGCAACATATCTTGCCAAGCTTTGTAAGAAAGTAACCATGCTCGTGAGAAAAGATGTTTTCAGAGCATCCAAAGCAATGATTCACAGGGTTGAGAATACACCGAATATTGAAGTGAAATTTCATCATGAACTGATCGCCATTGAAGGTGAAAACAACCTGGTGGAAAGAGCGGTAGTAATTAATAATCAGACTAAGGAAACCTCTACTATTGACGTAGACGGAATTTTTATTGCAATCGGTCACAAGCCTAATACAGACATTTTCGTAGGACAGATTAATCTTGATGAAAACGGATATATTGTAACGGAAAAAGGTTCGGCAAGAACCAATCTTCCGGGAGTTTTTGCAGCAGGTGATGTTCAGGACCATATCTACAGGCAGGCTATTACCGCTGCCGGAAGTGGGTGTATGGCAGCTATGGATGCAGAAAAGTATCTTGCAGAACTACATTAA
- the tnpA gene encoding IS200/IS605 family transposase has product MSTFRQIYYQIVFSTKHRKPVLNIEHEDELYKYIWGIVKNKNCKLYRINGMPDHIHLFIDLHPSVSLSSLVKDIKVSTNLWIKQSGLFPDFEEWQSGYGAFTYSEREKDMIINYIKNQKEHHKTESFEDEYKNLLKFHGVEFDEKYLW; this is encoded by the coding sequence ATGTCAACATTTCGCCAGATATATTATCAGATTGTATTTAGTACCAAGCACAGAAAACCTGTGTTAAATATTGAGCATGAGGATGAATTATACAAATATATTTGGGGAATTGTTAAAAATAAGAACTGTAAACTTTATAGAATCAATGGAATGCCGGATCATATTCATTTATTTATAGATCTGCATCCATCAGTTTCTTTAAGCAGTTTGGTAAAAGATATAAAAGTTTCAACTAATTTATGGATTAAGCAAAGCGGATTATTTCCTGACTTTGAAGAATGGCAGAGTGGCTACGGTGCATTCACTTATTCTGAAAGAGAAAAAGATATGATTATCAATTATATTAAAAATCAAAAAGAACATCATAAAACGGAATCTTTTGAGGATGAATATAAAAACTTGCTAAAATTTCATGGAGTTGAATTTGACGAAAAATATCTTTGGTGA
- a CDS encoding type I restriction enzyme HsdR N-terminal domain-containing protein → MELPKLNFQETFDFKFKKDKDKFFIYDLVRKTYLLLTPEEWVRQHWIHYYLTIKSYSVSALITEKKIVLNGLTKRVDLLVTEKTQPKILVECKAPQIKLTEKTFEQTARYNSIIGAKEIILTNGLQHIHAFFENGEYQFYRPD, encoded by the coding sequence ATGGAACTTCCAAAACTGAATTTTCAGGAAACTTTTGATTTTAAATTCAAGAAAGACAAAGATAAGTTTTTTATTTATGATCTGGTTCGTAAAACTTACCTTTTGCTCACTCCTGAAGAATGGGTGCGCCAACACTGGATCCATTATTATCTTACCATAAAATCCTACTCTGTCTCTGCATTAATTACCGAGAAGAAAATCGTTTTGAATGGCTTAACCAAGAGGGTTGATCTTCTGGTTACGGAAAAAACACAGCCGAAAATCCTTGTGGAATGTAAAGCGCCACAGATCAAGCTGACCGAAAAGACTTTTGAACAGACCGCAAGATATAATTCTATCATCGGGGCGAAAGAAATTATTTTAACAAATGGACTTCAGCATATTCATGCATTTTTTGAGAATGGCGAATATCAGTTTTACAGACCGGATTGA
- a CDS encoding dienelactone hydrolase family protein: protein MIRTLLLSAFLMGSETFFSQNLKPVAYQDGSQKLNGLVTSNAGKKLPGVLILPAWKGIDDEAKTAATELEKQGYIAFVADIYGEGNIPADNDSAAKTSGYYKKNYEAYQKRILLALEELKKSGAISEKIAVIGYCFGGTGALESARGSLPVVGVVSIHGSIGKDQARKNGPISTKILVENPADDKSVTPEDYNNLIKEMNEGNADWQIITYAHSKHTFTDPKSPDYNPVMAKRAWNHTLMFLKEILK from the coding sequence ATGATACGCACACTTTTATTATCGGCATTCCTGATGGGTTCAGAAACCTTTTTCAGTCAGAATTTAAAGCCCGTGGCTTACCAGGACGGTTCGCAAAAACTAAATGGACTCGTAACGTCTAACGCCGGAAAAAAACTTCCGGGAGTTCTTATTCTTCCGGCCTGGAAAGGAATTGATGATGAAGCAAAGACGGCAGCTACAGAACTTGAAAAACAAGGGTATATTGCTTTCGTTGCAGATATTTATGGTGAGGGAAATATTCCTGCGGATAATGATTCGGCAGCAAAAACATCGGGATATTATAAGAAAAATTATGAAGCCTACCAAAAAAGGATTTTACTGGCGCTGGAAGAATTGAAGAAAAGCGGAGCTATATCTGAAAAAATTGCGGTCATCGGCTATTGTTTTGGCGGAACAGGTGCTTTGGAGTCTGCAAGAGGAAGTCTGCCTGTGGTTGGTGTAGTTTCTATTCATGGAAGTATCGGGAAGGATCAGGCAAGAAAAAACGGTCCAATTTCCACGAAGATCCTTGTTGAAAATCCTGCGGATGACAAAAGTGTAACGCCGGAAGATTATAATAATCTCATCAAGGAAATGAATGAAGGAAATGCCGATTGGCAGATTATTACCTATGCTCATTCTAAACACACCTTCACGGATCCAAAGTCGCCGGATTATAATCCCGTGATGGCCAAAAGAGCGTGGAACCACACGTTGATGTTTTTGAAGGAAATCCTGAAATAA
- a CDS encoding DUF2911 domain-containing protein: protein MKKVLFAICLSASVFSFAQDYSVPAASPRQKVEQQFSMSKITVDYGRPGVKGRKIFGELVPYGQVWRAGANSSTKITFGQSVNFGGKVVQAGTYGLFIIPTEKEWKVILNKDFQQWGAYTYDPKQDVVDVTVPVNKLADKQEWFEITLNPTDENSANLVLKWDYAQAEVSVKPSKPDAVNKIADKLREIKKIEADAAKTKS, encoded by the coding sequence GTGAAAAAAGTCTTATTTGCCATTTGTTTATCGGCTTCAGTTTTCAGTTTTGCTCAGGATTATTCGGTACCGGCGGCAAGTCCGCGCCAGAAAGTAGAGCAGCAGTTTTCTATGTCTAAAATTACAGTTGACTACGGAAGACCGGGCGTGAAAGGGCGCAAAATCTTCGGAGAACTAGTACCTTACGGTCAGGTTTGGAGAGCAGGAGCAAACTCCTCTACGAAAATTACTTTCGGACAATCCGTAAATTTTGGGGGTAAAGTTGTTCAGGCCGGAACATACGGTTTATTCATCATTCCTACAGAAAAAGAGTGGAAAGTGATCTTAAATAAAGATTTCCAGCAATGGGGTGCTTACACCTATGATCCGAAACAGGATGTGGTGGATGTCACTGTTCCGGTAAATAAGTTGGCTGACAAACAGGAATGGTTTGAAATTACCCTGAATCCTACTGATGAAAACTCTGCTAATTTAGTATTGAAATGGGATTATGCACAGGCGGAAGTGTCAGTAAAACCATCAAAGCCGGATGCTGTAAATAAAATTGCCGATAAACTTAGAGAAATCAAGAAGATTGAGGCAGATGCGGCCAAAACAAAAAGTTAA
- a CDS encoding PEGA domain-containing protein: MKNKLSVVLLMGITLSATSCASIITGTKDKITFNSTPEGAKVFHKGIEKCTTPCTAEIPRSLSKQMVTFEKEGYTNKEVKLTKTFNTVTLINILLGGAIGVGIDAATGSLTKYSPKEYKVELEQKN; this comes from the coding sequence ATGAAAAACAAGTTATCAGTAGTACTTTTGATGGGGATTACTCTTTCTGCCACTTCATGTGCATCCATTATTACAGGAACAAAAGATAAGATCACTTTTAATTCAACTCCGGAAGGCGCCAAAGTATTCCATAAAGGAATTGAAAAGTGTACAACTCCATGTACCGCTGAGATTCCGAGATCCTTAAGCAAACAAATGGTGACTTTTGAGAAAGAGGGATATACTAATAAAGAAGTTAAACTTACCAAAACCTTTAATACGGTAACATTGATTAATATTCTTTTAGGAGGCGCTATCGGTGTAGGAATTGATGCTGCTACAGGTTCTCTTACAAAATATTCTCCAAAAGAATACAAAGTAGAGCTCGAGCAGAAAAATTAA